One window of Dendropsophus ebraccatus isolate aDenEbr1 chromosome 13, aDenEbr1.pat, whole genome shotgun sequence genomic DNA carries:
- the LOC138771016 gene encoding putative uncharacterized protein DDB_G0271982, translating to MLDMKSAESVLLSVDDNKPWIEDEDEGPDETWISAVRSAPHVFCDGYIEKNIWVPRLQPIREESKRDFERELKPESKMERFARKKEERVKLLAMEKIMLEKQREAERQMESRMQREAQKKEERERRLAMEKIMLEKQREAERQMESRMQREAQKKEKRERRLAILRSIFCCCRRPAVVE from the exons ATGTTGGATATGAAG TCTGCAGAAAGCGTCTTGCTAT CTGTAGATGACAACAAACCCTG GATTGAGGATGAGGACGAGGGACCGGATGAGAC GTGGATCTCCGCTGTGCGCTCGGCCCCTCATGTTTTCTG TGATGGCTACATAGAAAAAAACATCTGGGTTCCCCGTCTCCAACCCATAAG GGAAGAATCAAAAAGAGATTTTGAAAGGGAGCTCAAGCCTGAAAGCAAGATGGAGCGTTTTGCTCGCAAGAAGGAAGAGCGAGTGAAGCTTCTGGCTAT GGAGAAGATAATGCTGGAAAAGCAGCGAGAGGCCGAGAGGCAGATGGAGAGCAGGATGCAGCGTGAAGCTCAGAAgaaagaggaaagagagagacgTCTGGCCAT GGAGAAGATAATGCTGGAAAAGCAGCGAGAGGCCGAGAGGCAGATGGAGAGCAGGATGCAGCGTGAGGCTCagaagaaagagaaaagagagagacgTCTGGCCAT ATTAAGATCCAtcttctgctgctgccgccgcccggcCGTTGTGGAGTAA